A genomic stretch from Sphaerodactylus townsendi isolate TG3544 linkage group LG15, MPM_Stown_v2.3, whole genome shotgun sequence includes:
- the PSME2 gene encoding proteasome activator complex subunit 2 isoform X1, translating to MQSAPLWISRFAPGKDPPPPQKNNNPGLTPPTHRAMAKTCTIQVSSETRKKMTDFKGSLSKEAEEFLSTFLPAKILQLDLFLKEDKLNIKDLSVLRAPLDIPIPDPPPKEDEMETEKEEKEAPKCGFLKGNEFIVSLLDRVKPEIREFREKCILVATWIQYMIPRIEDGNDFGVAIQEKVLERIVALKTKADGFQTTIAKYFSERGDAVAKASKETHVMDYRCLVHERDEAVYREIQMIMLDIRGFYAELYHILSKNLEKLTNPKGEEKPSMY from the exons ATGCAAAGCGCGCCCCTCTGGAT CTCTCGCTTCGCTCCGggaaaagaccccccccccccgcaaaaaaacaacaaccctggtttgacaccccccacccaccgAGCCATGGCCAAGACCTGCACCATCCAAGTCAGCAGTGAGACGCGGAaaaag ATGACCGACTTCAAAGGCTCCCTGTCCAAAGAG GCAGAAGAATTTCTCTCCACATTTTTACCTGCCAAAATACTTCAGCTGGATCTGTTTTTGAAG GAAGACAAACTGAATATTAAAGATCTGTCGGTCCTTCGCGCCCCACTGGATATCCCCATTCCGGACCCCCCTCCCAAAGAAGATGAG atggagacagagaaagaggagaaggaag CCCCCAAATGTGGCTTCCTTAAGGGTAACGAGTTCATTGTGTCCCTTTTGGATCGGGTCAAACCTGAAATCCGGGAGTTCCGAGAGAAATGCATCTTG GTTGCTACCTGGATTCAGTACATGATTCCCAGAATAGAAGACGGCAATGATTTTGGGGTGGCAATTCAG GAGAAAGTCCTGGAGCGGATCGTGGCCTTGAAGACCAAGGCGGATGGGTTCCAGACTACCATCGCCAA gtatttctcagagCGTGGCGATGCCGTAGCCAAGGCCTCCAAAGAAACTCACGTG ATGGATTACCGGTGTCTCGTTCACGAACGAGATGAGGCTGTCTATAGGGAAATCCAGATGATAATGCTCGATATCCGTGGGTTTTAT GCTGAGCTGTACCACATCTTGAGCAAAAACCTGGAGAAACTGACCAATCCCAAGGGGGAAGAGAAGCCATCCATGTACTGA
- the PSME2 gene encoding proteasome activator complex subunit 2 isoform X2 — protein sequence MAKTCTIQVSSETRKKMTDFKGSLSKEAEEFLSTFLPAKILQLDLFLKEDKLNIKDLSVLRAPLDIPIPDPPPKEDEMETEKEEKEAPKCGFLKGNEFIVSLLDRVKPEIREFREKCILVATWIQYMIPRIEDGNDFGVAIQEKVLERIVALKTKADGFQTTIAKYFSERGDAVAKASKETHVMDYRCLVHERDEAVYREIQMIMLDIRGFYAELYHILSKNLEKLTNPKGEEKPSMY from the exons ATGGCCAAGACCTGCACCATCCAAGTCAGCAGTGAGACGCGGAaaaag ATGACCGACTTCAAAGGCTCCCTGTCCAAAGAG GCAGAAGAATTTCTCTCCACATTTTTACCTGCCAAAATACTTCAGCTGGATCTGTTTTTGAAG GAAGACAAACTGAATATTAAAGATCTGTCGGTCCTTCGCGCCCCACTGGATATCCCCATTCCGGACCCCCCTCCCAAAGAAGATGAG atggagacagagaaagaggagaaggaag CCCCCAAATGTGGCTTCCTTAAGGGTAACGAGTTCATTGTGTCCCTTTTGGATCGGGTCAAACCTGAAATCCGGGAGTTCCGAGAGAAATGCATCTTG GTTGCTACCTGGATTCAGTACATGATTCCCAGAATAGAAGACGGCAATGATTTTGGGGTGGCAATTCAG GAGAAAGTCCTGGAGCGGATCGTGGCCTTGAAGACCAAGGCGGATGGGTTCCAGACTACCATCGCCAA gtatttctcagagCGTGGCGATGCCGTAGCCAAGGCCTCCAAAGAAACTCACGTG ATGGATTACCGGTGTCTCGTTCACGAACGAGATGAGGCTGTCTATAGGGAAATCCAGATGATAATGCTCGATATCCGTGGGTTTTAT GCTGAGCTGTACCACATCTTGAGCAAAAACCTGGAGAAACTGACCAATCCCAAGGGGGAAGAGAAGCCATCCATGTACTGA